The following coding sequences are from one Acidobacteriota bacterium window:
- the waaF gene encoding lipopolysaccharide heptosyltransferase II: protein MKIVVRAPNWIGDAVMSIPSIKSLKKNFSNDKIYIAADKWVAGIFEGVPYIEGILEFERGGRIKNIFSNAKYLKKFKFDLGLLFTNSFRTSLEFFIAGISEIWGYRSDGRSLLLTKGIKKPKAPFSKHHVYYYMDLLTKLNLEVDEPKLEMYLSEEDLRRTEEIFKLKGAEENTLKIGINPGAYYGKAKRWVTENYGILANLLQKKFDSMIFIFGSKEEVPLSEEIAKSMDIKPVILAGETSLRELISLISRMDLFITNDSGPMHIANAFRIPIIAIFGPTNPASTAPLHQPYKVIRKELSCSPCKYRECPVDHLCMKEISVWEVFKAAEELLSQEKGIN from the coding sequence ATGAAAATTGTGGTAAGAGCTCCTAACTGGATTGGAGATGCAGTAATGAGCATTCCTTCGATTAAAAGTCTAAAAAAAAATTTCTCGAATGATAAAATTTACATTGCAGCTGATAAATGGGTTGCAGGCATATTTGAAGGAGTTCCATATATAGAAGGAATTTTAGAATTTGAGAGGGGAGGAAGAATAAAAAATATTTTTTCTAATGCAAAATACCTCAAAAAATTTAAGTTTGACCTTGGTTTATTATTTACAAATTCTTTCAGGACTTCTTTGGAGTTTTTTATTGCTGGAATATCAGAGATATGGGGATACAGATCTGACGGAAGAAGTTTATTGCTGACTAAAGGAATTAAGAAACCAAAAGCCCCCTTCTCAAAGCATCATGTTTATTATTACATGGATTTATTAACCAAGCTCAATCTTGAGGTAGATGAACCAAAACTTGAAATGTATTTGAGTGAAGAGGATTTAAGAAGAACTGAAGAAATTTTTAAATTAAAAGGAGCAGAAGAGAACACTCTTAAAATTGGCATAAACCCTGGTGCTTATTATGGAAAAGCAAAGAGATGGGTTACGGAAAATTATGGAATTCTTGCAAATTTATTACAAAAAAAATTCGACTCGATGATTTTCATCTTTGGGTCTAAAGAAGAAGTTCCATTGTCAGAGGAAATTGCAAAATCAATGGACATAAAACCAGTAATTTTGGCTGGTGAGACTTCTCTAAGGGAACTCATTTCGTTGATTTCCCGGATGGATTTGTTTATTACAAACGATTCAGGTCCAATGCATATTGCAAACGCTTTCAGGATACCAATCATTGCTATATTTGGCCCTACAAATCCTGCCTCAACCGCTCCTTTACATCAGCCTTATAAAGTTATCAGGAAAGAGCTTTCATGTTCTCCATGCAAATACAGAGAGTGCCCTGTAGACCATCTATGTATGAAAGAAATAAGCGTGTGGGAAGTTTTTAAAGCTGCAGAAGAGCTTCTTTCTCAGGAAAAAGGAATTAATTAG
- a CDS encoding TIGR02757 family protein — protein MLIDDRRILNLRKKLDRLYKEFNKKKYIETDPVKFVHRYSEPENQEIVGFIVSSLSYGNVKNIFSSCERVLKVISVNPYNFFMKSKSFNNIIDSFVHRFTKLNEIENFFILLSIALKKYGRLKTFFLDCYREGQPFRDSLDLFAKKFSQGDISRIGSLLPDPVKGSACKRLNMFLRWMVRKDDIDVGIWNEIPKNKLIYPIDVHVAKISRMLKFTERKSNDWKTAQEITENFRRINPDDPLKYDFTLTRIGILNKEISEYFL, from the coding sequence GTGTTAATCGATGATAGAAGAATATTAAATCTAAGGAAAAAATTAGATAGGTTATACAAAGAATTTAACAAAAAAAAATATATTGAAACAGACCCTGTTAAATTCGTTCACAGGTATTCTGAGCCGGAAAATCAGGAAATTGTTGGTTTTATAGTTTCTTCCCTTTCATATGGCAATGTAAAGAATATATTTTCTTCCTGCGAGAGAGTTTTGAAAGTTATTAGCGTAAATCCTTATAATTTTTTCATGAAATCTAAATCCTTTAACAACATTATTGATAGTTTTGTTCATCGTTTTACAAAGTTAAACGAGATTGAAAATTTTTTCATTTTATTAAGCATAGCACTGAAAAAATATGGGAGATTGAAAACTTTTTTCCTGGATTGCTATAGAGAAGGTCAACCATTTAGGGATTCTCTTGATTTATTTGCCAAGAAATTTTCTCAAGGAGATATTTCAAGAATTGGGAGTCTCCTCCCCGATCCTGTAAAAGGAAGCGCATGTAAAAGATTGAACATGTTTCTCAGATGGATGGTGAGAAAAGACGACATAGATGTTGGGATCTGGAACGAAATTCCTAAAAATAAATTAATTTATCCAATTGATGTTCATGTAGCAAAAATTTCAAGGATGTTGAAGTTCACGGAAAGAAAATCAAATGATTGGAAGACCGCTCAGGAGATAACTGAAAATTTTAGAAGAATAAACCCTGATGACCCTTTGAAATATGATTTTACCCTCACAAGGATTGGAATTTTAAATAAAGAAATTTCAGAGTATTTTCTGTAA
- the thiD gene encoding bifunctional hydroxymethylpyrimidine kinase/phosphomethylpyrimidine kinase yields MRKVLLSIAGYDPTSGAGVIADIKTFKAFGFYGVGVVTSIVSQNSKFAKSMDPLPPLTIEKQIRVLAEDLKIHGIKIGIIGSKKNLQWIINFLKKRKFETIVLDPIIKASHGIKFLDDEQIEIMKNELFPLVSIVTPNLFEAMKILKIKNLNLSELKASILQFYKRYSTKILVKGGHLKKENWDIFFDGNKFYLFSGEKIKKEVHGTGCILSSSILALKTKGYTWHHAIDRAKKYVSEQMKESERIGKGQEFFR; encoded by the coding sequence ATGAGAAAGGTACTTTTATCAATAGCTGGTTATGACCCAACTAGTGGAGCTGGTGTAATTGCAGACATAAAAACTTTTAAAGCTTTTGGATTCTATGGTGTCGGTGTGGTGACTTCTATAGTTTCCCAGAATTCAAAATTTGCAAAATCAATGGATCCGCTTCCTCCTTTAACGATTGAAAAACAAATCAGAGTCCTTGCAGAAGATTTAAAAATTCATGGAATTAAAATTGGAATCATCGGATCAAAGAAAAACCTCCAATGGATTATAAATTTTTTAAAAAAGAGAAAGTTTGAAACTATAGTTCTCGACCCAATTATTAAAGCTTCCCATGGCATAAAATTTCTTGACGATGAGCAAATAGAAATTATGAAGAATGAGCTTTTCCCTCTTGTTTCCATTGTTACCCCAAATCTTTTTGAGGCAATGAAAATATTGAAAATAAAAAATTTAAACCTCAGTGAGCTTAAAGCTTCAATACTCCAATTCTATAAAAGATATTCTACAAAAATTCTTGTCAAGGGTGGTCATCTAAAGAAAGAAAATTGGGATATATTTTTTGATGGTAATAAATTTTATCTATTCTCTGGAGAAAAGATTAAAAAAGAAGTACACGGAACAGGCTGCATCCTTTCGTCTTCTATCTTAGCCCTCAAGACAAAAGGATATACCTGGCATCATGCAATTGATAGAGCAAAAAAGTATGTTTCCGAGCAGATGAAAGAATCAGAAAGAATTGGAAAGGGCCAGGAATTTTTTAGATAA
- a CDS encoding RCKP-type rubredoxin-like domain-containing protein — MSIWSCSACGHQKDARCKPKKCPECGAINSFLKKEEKKQGAKKSGKKC; from the coding sequence ATGAGTATTTGGAGCTGTTCTGCTTGCGGGCATCAAAAAGATGCCAGATGCAAGCCAAAAAAATGTCCTGAATGTGGAGCGATTAATTCGTTTTTGAAAAAAGAGGAGAAGAAACAGGGAGCAAAAAAATCAGGTAAAAAGTGTTAA
- a CDS encoding HAD family hydrolase — MKKIAVFLDRDGTINEDVGYPNSFDKIKIFPESFQAIKLINNAGFLSIVVSNQAGVAMGIIKEEDLIEIHKKMGEIFLNNRVRIDAFYYCPFHPDYPYTKDGKKDLECRKPNTGMALQAQKDFGIDLKESFMVGDKVEDILFGKNIGAKCILVLTGYGMESLNRLKESGIEPDFVAENVLDGVKWILNNFNKKNRRKR; from the coding sequence ATGAAAAAAATAGCTGTTTTTTTGGATAGAGATGGAACAATAAATGAGGATGTTGGATATCCTAATTCCTTCGATAAGATCAAAATTTTCCCTGAAAGCTTTCAGGCAATAAAATTAATCAACAATGCAGGGTTCCTATCGATTGTTGTTTCAAACCAGGCAGGTGTGGCAATGGGCATCATAAAGGAAGAAGATTTGATTGAAATTCATAAGAAGATGGGAGAGATTTTTTTGAATAATAGGGTAAGAATCGATGCTTTCTATTACTGTCCATTCCATCCAGATTATCCATACACCAAAGATGGAAAAAAGGATCTGGAGTGTAGAAAACCAAATACTGGGATGGCATTGCAGGCTCAAAAAGATTTTGGAATTGATTTGAAGGAATCCTTTATGGTAGGAGATAAGGTTGAAGATATATTATTTGGTAAGAATATAGGAGCAAAATGTATTCTTGTCCTTACTGGTTATGGGATGGAAAGTCTGAATAGATTGAAGGAATCAGGAATAGAGCCGGATTTTGTGGCTGAAAATGTCCTTGATGGTGTAAAATGGATTTTGAATAATTTTAATAAAAAAAATAGGAGGAAAAGATGA